From the genome of Neomonachus schauinslandi chromosome 5, ASM220157v2, whole genome shotgun sequence, one region includes:
- the ANKRD33 gene encoding photoreceptor ankyrin repeat protein: MVACYRGFQSVVALLSRCPFLDVNQQDKEGDTALMLAAQAGHVPLVSLLLNYYPGLDLERRDQRGLTALMKAAVRNRSECVAALLMAGADLTAVDPVRGKTALEWALLTDSFDTVQRIRMLLRRPQIEQLSQHYQPEWPALPGLVAQAQAQATPSLLERLQATLSLPFAQFPQEGGVLDHLVTITTSLASPFLTTACHTLCPDQPPALGTRSKSVPELLVQATAQASRESKASPSCLEIPGAQDGEEEAGGGG; this comes from the exons ATGGTTGCCTGCTACCGTGGCTTCCAGAGTGTGGTGGCTCTGCTCAGCCGCTGCCCTTTCCTCGATGTGAACCAGCAGGATAAAGAAGGGGACACAGCCCTCATGCTGGCTGCCCAAGCAG GCCATGTGCCTCTGGTGAGTCTCCTGCTCAACTACTACCCGGGCCTGGACCTGGAGCGCCGAGACCAGCGGGGGCTAACAGCACTGATGAAGGCCGCCGTGCGGAACCGTTCGGAATGCGTGGCTGCCCTCCTCATGGCAG GTGCTGACCTGACAGCGGTGGATCCTGTTCGGGGCAAGACAGCCCTAGAGTGGGCACTGCTGACTGACAGCTTCGACACCGTGCAGAGGATCCGGATGCTGCTGCGGCGCCCCCAAATAGAGCAGCTGAGCCAGCATTACCAGCCCGAGTGGCCAGCCTTGCCTGGGCTTGTGgctcaggcccaggcccaggccaccCCATCTCTCCTAGAGCGACTGCAGGCCACCTTGAGCCTCCCCTTTGCCCAGTTTCCTCAGGAGGGGGGTGTCCTGGACCACCTCGTGACCATCACGACCAGCCTGGCCAGTCCCTTCCTCACCACGGCCTGCCACACCCTGTGCCCTGACCAGCCACCTGCGCTGGGCACCCGCAGCAAGTCTGTGCCAGAGCTGCTAG TACAAGCTACAGCCCAGGCCTCGAGAGAATCGAAGGCTAGCCCTTCCTGTCTGGAGATACCAGGAGCtcaggatggagaggaggaggcaggaggaggaggctaG